In the genome of Candidatus Baltobacteraceae bacterium, one region contains:
- the tpiA gene encoding triose-phosphate isomerase, producing the protein MPRTIVAANWKMHKTAQEAGAFLDAFLARAASLPPAVEVVIAPPFTAIPAVATRLSGTNIKLGAQTMHWELQGPFTGEVSATMLLEFGVSYVIVGHSERRAYCNESDRSVNLKVSTALAQGITPIVAVGETADERNAGQTDDRVIAQTREAFDGIARNLLDRVVLAYEPIWAIGTGKNCDPGEANRVMTVIRDCVSGLEDTPILYGGSMKPENVASYMERPNVNGGLVGGASLDPNGFAALVENAAV; encoded by the coding sequence GTGCCTAGAACGATCGTCGCCGCCAACTGGAAGATGCACAAGACGGCGCAGGAAGCCGGCGCGTTCCTCGATGCGTTCCTCGCGCGCGCGGCTTCGCTGCCGCCGGCGGTCGAAGTGGTGATCGCGCCGCCGTTTACGGCGATTCCCGCCGTCGCGACGCGCTTGTCGGGCACCAACATCAAACTCGGCGCGCAAACGATGCATTGGGAGCTGCAGGGGCCGTTCACCGGTGAGGTCAGCGCGACGATGCTGCTGGAGTTCGGCGTCAGCTACGTCATCGTGGGCCACTCGGAGCGCCGCGCGTACTGCAACGAGTCCGACCGAAGCGTCAACCTCAAGGTTTCCACCGCACTCGCCCAGGGCATTACGCCCATCGTCGCCGTCGGCGAGACCGCCGACGAGCGCAACGCCGGACAGACCGACGACCGCGTCATCGCGCAAACGCGCGAGGCCTTCGACGGCATCGCTCGCAACCTGCTCGACCGAGTCGTGCTCGCATACGAACCGATCTGGGCGATCGGCACCGGAAAGAACTGCGATCCCGGGGAGGCCAATCGCGTCATGACCGTCATTCGCGATTGCGTTTCGGGGTTAGAGGATACGCCGATTCTCTACGGCGGCAGCATGAAACCCGAAAACGTCGCGTCGTACATGGAGCGACCGAACGTCAACGGCGGATTGGTCGGCGGTGCGTCGCTCGATCCCAACGGCTTCGCCGCGCTCGTCGAGAACGCCGCAGTATGA